TCCCTACCAAATTTGGGATGGTTAGAATTGTGTGTACGTGTACGCTCGAGTTATGCTCACCGTGGAAGATGGTAAAGTAATAATCAATGTACATTATTGGGTGATGAATTCAAAAAACTGGATCATCTGATCACCTTTATTTGAGAGAAATTCTTCTATCTGGGATGAAGTTAGACTCCTAATTTCTTCCGGGTTTTCTTTATCGGCCATACTGAACATGACCCTTTTAATCTTTCCCAATTCTATAGCTACCGTAATCACAATATTTTCCCGTTCATTAAAATCTATGCCGAATTCAAACTCATCAAGATCCCCCGGTGGTTCTGGCAAATAAGTGCAAGTAATGCCAAAGCAATTTATCCTGTCCGTGTCTTTTAAATTTTCCAGGTTAATTTCTTTACCCATATATTTACGAAATCGCTCCATAGGCTTTTCCTCCTTAAATTTTATCAGCGGGGGATAAACATTGGCGGTAGCAGTGATATAACCTGCCCCGCACGCGCCCGGCCCCGAGGTAAACGACTACATCCAGGATTCCT
This is a stretch of genomic DNA from Desulfofundulus luciae. It encodes these proteins:
- a CDS encoding P-loop NTPase family protein, giving the protein MERFRKYMGKEINLENLKDTDRINCFGITCTYLPEPPGDLDEFEFGIDFNERENIVITVAIELGKIKRVMFSMADKENPEEIRSLTSSQIEEFLSNKGDQMIQFFEFITQ